A portion of the Polaribacter cellanae genome contains these proteins:
- a CDS encoding alpha-ketoacid dehydrogenase subunit alpha/beta, protein MLQKTLSKNKTELSFEDFKAEVLNDYKIAKISRECSLLGRREVLTGKAKFGIFGDGKEVPQLAMAKAFKKGDFRSGYYRDQTFMMSLGELTAQQFFAGLYAHTNIDLEPMSAGRQMGGHFATHSLHEDGSWKNLTEQYNSSSDISPTAGQMPRLLGLAQASKIYRNEKSVQHKSNFSKQGNEVAWGTIGNASTSEGLFFETINAAGVLQVPMVMNVWDDEYGISVHAKHQTTKESISEILKGFQRDQNNKGYEIFVVNGWDYVQLMDTYSKAAKIAREEHVPVLIHVKELTQPQGHSTSGSHERYKGKERLQWEKEHDCIAQMRKWILEFELETESGETLRFVDSEEELLILEKDAKKIVTTAKRNAWNAYTNEIKEEIAIAARLLEKIATKSKNGAFISKLKSDLEKNVEPIRKDILIATRKTLRYLREEEFAEKKELQEFIKSSLKNAAYKYSSYLMSETNLGALHINENKPTYSENKNMVDARIVMRDNFDAILKKHPEVVIFGEDAGFIGDVNQGLEGLQEKYGDIRISDTGIREATIIGQGIGLAMRGLRPIAEVQYLDYLLYALQIMSDDLATLHYRSFGKQKAPLIIRTRGHRLEGIWHAGSPMGGIINNVRGMHVLVPRNMTKAAGFYNTLLEGDEPALVIECLNGYRLKEELPTNLGEFKTPIGLVETVKEGTDITIVSYGSTLRIVEETAKELLQVGIDVEIIDAQSLLPFDLNHDIAKSLAKTNKLLIVDEDVPGGASAYILQEVLEKQNGYEFLDSKPATLTSKAHRPAYGTDGDYFSKPSAEDIFEKVYGIMHEFNPNKFKSLY, encoded by the coding sequence ATGCTACAGAAAACACTATCTAAAAATAAGACAGAACTTTCTTTTGAAGATTTTAAAGCAGAAGTTTTAAACGACTATAAGATCGCTAAAATTAGTAGAGAATGTAGTTTGCTAGGTCGTAGAGAAGTTTTAACAGGAAAAGCGAAGTTTGGTATTTTTGGCGATGGTAAAGAAGTACCACAATTAGCCATGGCTAAAGCCTTTAAAAAAGGCGATTTTAGATCTGGTTATTACAGAGACCAAACTTTTATGATGTCTCTTGGCGAGTTAACTGCACAGCAATTTTTTGCAGGTTTGTATGCACATACAAATATCGATTTAGAACCCATGTCTGCAGGAAGACAAATGGGAGGCCATTTTGCAACACACAGTTTACATGAAGATGGAAGCTGGAAAAATTTAACAGAACAATACAATTCTAGTTCAGATATTTCTCCAACAGCTGGTCAAATGCCACGTTTATTGGGTTTGGCACAAGCATCTAAAATATATAGAAACGAAAAAAGCGTACAGCACAAATCTAACTTCTCGAAGCAAGGAAACGAAGTTGCTTGGGGAACCATTGGAAACGCAAGTACAAGTGAAGGTTTATTTTTTGAAACCATAAATGCAGCAGGAGTTTTGCAGGTACCAATGGTAATGAATGTTTGGGACGATGAATATGGAATTTCCGTTCACGCAAAACACCAAACAACCAAAGAAAGTATTTCTGAGATTTTAAAAGGATTTCAACGAGATCAAAATAACAAGGGCTATGAAATTTTTGTAGTTAATGGTTGGGATTATGTTCAGTTAATGGACACTTATAGCAAAGCCGCAAAAATTGCTCGCGAAGAACATGTTCCTGTTTTAATCCACGTAAAAGAGTTAACACAACCACAAGGGCATTCTACTTCTGGTTCTCATGAAAGATATAAGGGAAAAGAAAGGTTGCAATGGGAAAAAGAGCACGATTGTATTGCACAAATGCGAAAATGGATTTTAGAATTCGAATTAGAAACCGAATCTGGAGAAACTTTACGCTTTGTAGATTCCGAAGAAGAGTTACTTATCTTAGAGAAAGATGCTAAAAAAATAGTAACTACTGCTAAGAGAAATGCTTGGAATGCTTATACTAATGAAATTAAAGAAGAAATAGCAATTGCAGCAAGGTTATTAGAAAAAATAGCTACAAAAAGTAAAAATGGTGCATTTATTTCAAAATTAAAAAGCGATTTAGAAAAAAATGTAGAACCTATTCGTAAAGATATTTTAATTGCAACCAGAAAAACACTTCGTTATTTAAGAGAAGAAGAGTTTGCAGAAAAAAAAGAGCTTCAAGAATTTATAAAATCTAGCTTAAAGAATGCTGCTTATAAATATTCTTCTTATTTAATGAGTGAAACCAATTTAGGTGCACTTCATATTAACGAAAACAAACCAACATATTCAGAAAATAAAAATATGGTAGATGCTAGAATTGTAATGAGAGACAATTTCGATGCCATCTTAAAAAAGCATCCAGAAGTAGTTATTTTTGGAGAAGATGCTGGTTTTATTGGAGATGTAAATCAAGGATTAGAAGGTCTTCAAGAAAAATATGGAGACATTCGTATTTCAGATACTGGAATTAGAGAAGCAACCATTATCGGTCAAGGAATTGGATTGGCAATGCGTGGTTTAAGACCCATTGCAGAAGTACAATATTTAGATTATTTATTATATGCGCTTCAAATTATGAGCGACGATTTAGCAACCCTTCATTATAGAAGTTTTGGGAAACAAAAAGCGCCATTAATTATTAGAACTCGTGGACACAGATTAGAAGGAATTTGGCACGCTGGTTCTCCAATGGGAGGTATTATAAATAATGTTCGTGGAATGCATGTTTTAGTGCCAAGAAACATGACCAAAGCCGCTGGTTTTTACAACACTTTATTAGAAGGAGACGAACCTGCTTTAGTAATTGAATGTTTAAATGGTTATCGTTTAAAAGAAGAATTACCAACGAATTTAGGAGAATTTAAAACGCCAATTGGCTTGGTTGAAACCGTAAAAGAAGGAACTGATATAACGATTGTTTCTTACGGTTCTACTTTAAGAATTGTTGAAGAAACTGCCAAAGAACTATTACAAGTTGGTATTGATGTAGAAATTATAGATGCGCAAAGTTTGTTGCCTTTTGATTTGAATCATGATATTGCAAAAAGTTTAGCAAAAACAAACAAATTATTAATTGTTGATGAAGATGTTCCTGGTGGAGCATCTGCATATATTTTACAAGAAGTTTTAGAAAAACAAAATGGATACGAATTTTTAGATAGCAAACCTGCCACCTTAACTTCGAAAGCACATAGGCCTGCTTATGGAACAGATGGAGATTATTTCTCGAAACCATCTGCAGAAGATATTTTTGAAAAAGTGTATGGAATTATGCATGAATTTAATCCGAATAAATTTAAGAGTTTGTATTAG
- a CDS encoding aminopeptidase has product MFSQQNEIKIKANLNVAEDILQIQQEIVYYNNSDTELNSIFLHNWANSFKGRETPLSKRFIEDFRKDLYFSKEEDLGYSKIKNISINFNNSIYKELENQQDILEVYLENPLEPQKSVHINITYIVKIPNAKFTGYGKNNNGYHLRYWYITPAIYKDGWQIMSNLNLDDLFENTTNFNIEIKTPNYLTLESSLQQHKSKKENLTVYNLYGKNKKDVILSFQKTPTFKKFSTNSHAIYTDVIEEELDCNLTEDVLGREIQFLNSFLGKFSIDKIFIDKATQSKNPVYGLTQLPDFINPYSDIFKYDLKMFKAISKRYLKQTLLINERKEYWLLDGLQNYLMLEYVNKFYPDIKLLGKVSDNWFLKRYNISKLKFNEKYPLIYQFTARKFLDQSLITPADSLSNFNRKIVSKYKAGLGFNYLKGYLGDDILDKSILNFYQGNKYKITCATDFQEMLSKNTNKDIDWFFESYLGTNKKIDYTIDNVKEEKDSLKVTIKNKRNITAPIAFYGLKNKEIKLKKWFTDIDSTKTVRVAKGEFDQLVLNYENIYPEYNTLDNWYNTDKNLFNKPFKFTLIKDVKAPNYNQLFYQPNVAYNFYDGLILGMKFHNKPLIKRNLEFRISPAYALKSQMLNGSFSILYNQFFEETSIYKISYGIAGSTFQYAPNLSYSSLNPFVDIQFKRKSLRDATSEFIRAKVVHIDKEVSPLEVKTEQDNYNIFSLSYNYINPDIIKELRYNFSTEFSKDFSKAAIDFRYRKLTSTDTQLDFRVFAGAFLHNNSQGNYFSFGLDRANDYLFQLNYYGRSEASGIFSQQFIITEGGFKSVLPTRFANQYMLSLNSSIGLWRWVEFYNDVAFLKNRNEHLFFGYENGIRLNFIHNIFEIYFPMYSNNGWEITQGAYPQKIRLTFTGNLNRIYNFFRRGFF; this is encoded by the coding sequence TTGTTTTCTCAACAAAATGAAATAAAAATAAAAGCCAACTTAAATGTTGCTGAAGACATTTTACAAATACAGCAAGAAATTGTGTATTACAATAATTCTGACACAGAATTGAATAGTATTTTTTTGCATAATTGGGCAAATAGTTTTAAAGGAAGAGAAACACCACTCTCTAAACGTTTTATAGAAGATTTTAGAAAAGATTTATACTTCTCCAAAGAAGAAGATTTAGGCTATTCTAAAATAAAAAATATTTCTATTAACTTTAATAATAGTATTTATAAAGAGTTAGAAAACCAACAAGATATTCTCGAAGTATATTTAGAAAACCCCTTAGAACCTCAAAAAAGTGTTCACATTAACATTACTTATATTGTAAAAATTCCAAACGCAAAATTTACAGGTTATGGAAAAAATAATAATGGATATCATTTAAGATACTGGTATATAACTCCTGCAATTTACAAAGATGGTTGGCAAATAATGAGCAATCTTAACCTAGACGATTTATTTGAAAATACCACCAATTTCAACATTGAAATAAAGACACCAAATTACCTTACTCTAGAAAGTAGCTTACAACAACATAAAAGCAAAAAAGAAAATTTAACTGTTTATAATTTATATGGAAAAAATAAAAAAGACGTTATTCTAAGTTTTCAAAAAACACCTACCTTTAAAAAATTCTCTACAAACTCTCATGCCATTTATACAGATGTTATAGAGGAAGAGCTAGATTGTAACTTAACTGAAGATGTTTTAGGAAGAGAAATTCAATTTTTAAATAGTTTCTTAGGGAAATTTTCTATCGACAAAATTTTTATTGATAAAGCGACTCAAAGCAAAAATCCTGTTTACGGATTAACACAGTTACCCGATTTTATTAATCCTTATTCAGATATTTTTAAATACGACTTAAAAATGTTTAAAGCCATTTCTAAAAGATATTTAAAACAAACTCTATTAATAAATGAAAGAAAAGAATACTGGTTATTAGACGGTTTGCAAAATTATTTAATGTTAGAATATGTAAATAAATTTTACCCAGACATTAAATTATTAGGAAAAGTTAGCGACAATTGGTTTTTAAAAAGGTACAATATATCTAAATTAAAATTTAACGAAAAATACCCATTAATTTATCAGTTTACAGCAAGAAAATTTTTAGATCAATCTTTAATAACACCTGCAGATTCCTTATCTAATTTTAATAGAAAAATTGTTAGTAAATACAAAGCAGGTTTAGGTTTTAATTACTTAAAAGGCTATTTAGGAGACGATATTTTAGATAAAAGCATTTTAAACTTTTACCAAGGAAATAAATACAAAATAACTTGTGCTACAGATTTTCAAGAAATGTTATCTAAAAATACCAACAAAGATATTGACTGGTTTTTTGAAAGTTATTTAGGTACGAACAAAAAAATTGATTATACAATTGATAACGTTAAAGAAGAAAAAGATAGCTTAAAAGTTACCATTAAAAATAAACGAAACATTACTGCTCCTATTGCTTTTTATGGCTTAAAAAACAAAGAAATAAAACTTAAAAAATGGTTTACAGATATCGATTCTACAAAAACAGTAAGAGTCGCAAAAGGCGAATTCGACCAGTTAGTTTTAAATTACGAAAACATTTACCCAGAATACAACACATTAGACAACTGGTACAACACAGATAAAAATCTTTTTAACAAGCCATTTAAATTCACATTAATAAAAGATGTAAAAGCACCAAACTACAATCAGTTATTTTACCAACCTAATGTGGCTTATAATTTTTACGACGGATTAATTTTAGGAATGAAATTCCACAACAAACCACTCATAAAAAGAAATTTAGAATTTAGAATATCTCCTGCTTATGCACTAAAAAGTCAAATGTTAAATGGCTCTTTTTCTATTTTATACAATCAGTTTTTCGAAGAAACCAGTATCTATAAAATATCTTATGGAATTGCAGGAAGTACGTTTCAATATGCCCCCAATTTATCTTACAGTTCCTTAAACCCGTTTGTAGATATTCAATTTAAAAGAAAATCTTTAAGAGATGCCACAAGCGAATTTATTCGAGCAAAAGTTGTACATATAGACAAAGAAGTATCTCCATTAGAAGTAAAAACAGAACAAGATAATTACAATATTTTTAGTTTGAGCTATAATTATATTAATCCTGATATTATTAAAGAATTACGCTATAACTTTAGCACGGAATTCTCCAAAGATTTTTCGAAAGCGGCGATCGATTTTAGGTATCGTAAATTAACCTCAACAGATACACAATTAGATTTTAGAGTTTTTGCAGGTGCTTTTTTACACAATAATTCACAAGGAAATTATTTTAGTTTTGGTTTAGACAGAGCAAACGATTATTTGTTTCAGCTTAATTATTATGGACGCTCAGAAGCATCAGGAATTTTTAGTCAGCAATTTATAATTACAGAAGGTGGTTTTAAATCGGTTTTACCAACAAGATTTGCGAACCAATATATGTTATCCTTAAATTCGAGTATTGGTTTGTGGAGATGGGTAGAATTTTATAACGATGTTGCTTTCTTAAAAAACAGAAACGAACACCTGTTTTTTGGATACGAAAACGGAATTCGTTTGAACTTTATTCATAATATTTTCGAAATTTATTTCCCTATGTATTCCAATAACGGTTGGGAAATTACGCAAGGAGCATACCCTCAAAAAATACGATTAACTTTTACTGGAAATTTAAATAGAATTTACAACTTTTTTAGACGTGGATTCTTTTAA
- a CDS encoding TIGR00730 family Rossman fold protein: protein MINDDRKIREKLDQKTWNEIKTNDSWAIFKIMAEFVDGYEKLSKIGPCVSIFGSARTKPDHPYYKLAEEIAFKLTQNGYGVITGGGPGIMEAGNKGANRGKGTSVGLNIELPFEQHDNPWIDPGKSLDFDYFFVRKVMFVKYSQGFICMPGGFGTMDELFEAITLIQTKKIGRFPIVLVGSKFWSGLLDWIKDILITEKNIGLEDLKLFRVVDTADEAIEHLNKFYAKYQLKPNF, encoded by the coding sequence ATGATAAACGACGATAGAAAAATACGCGAAAAACTAGACCAAAAAACTTGGAACGAAATAAAAACAAACGATTCTTGGGCCATTTTTAAAATTATGGCAGAATTTGTGGATGGTTATGAAAAACTGAGTAAAATTGGTCCCTGTGTATCTATTTTTGGATCGGCAAGAACAAAACCAGATCATCCTTACTATAAATTAGCAGAAGAAATTGCTTTTAAATTAACGCAAAATGGTTATGGAGTTATTACTGGTGGTGGCCCTGGGATTATGGAAGCTGGTAATAAAGGAGCTAACAGAGGAAAAGGAACTTCTGTTGGTTTAAATATTGAGTTGCCATTCGAACAGCATGACAATCCATGGATAGATCCAGGTAAAAGTTTAGATTTCGATTACTTTTTCGTTCGTAAAGTTATGTTTGTAAAATATTCTCAAGGGTTTATTTGTATGCCAGGAGGTTTTGGAACTATGGATGAGCTTTTCGAAGCAATCACCCTAATTCAAACAAAAAAAATTGGACGTTTTCCAATTGTTTTGGTGGGCTCAAAATTTTGGAGCGGTTTATTAGATTGGATTAAAGATATTTTAATCACAGAAAAAAATATTGGTTTAGAAGATTTAAAATTATTTAGAGTTGTAGATACTGCAGACGAAGCAATTGAGCACCTAAATAAATTCTATGCGAAATATCAATTAAAACCAAACTTCTAA
- the uvrA gene encoding excinuclease ABC subunit UvrA — MKDQEYIEVYGARVHNLKNIDVKIPREKLVVITGLSGSGKSSLAFDTIYAEGQRRYIETFSAYARQFLGGLERPDVDKIDGLSPVISIEQKTTNKSPRSTVGTITEIYDFLRLLFARAGDAYSYNTNEKMVSYSDEQIKELILTDFADKKIAVLAPLIKSRKGHYRELFEQISKQGFLRVRVDGEIREIEKGMKLDRYKNHDIEVVIDRLAINKSSEKRLDETIKTALYSGNNIMMVIDIDDNNPRYFSRELMCPTTGIAYPSPEPNTFSFNSPKGACSSCNGLGITNEINLDKVIPDNSISIKNGGIIPLGEQKNSWIFKQLQNIAERYKFKLTDSIKDIPKEALNIILNGGNETFEIESKTVGVTRNYKIDFEGIVAFIENQYNNAESTSIKRWAKNFMDEVTCSTCNGKRLKKEALHFKITDKNISDLAQMDVTELAKWFKNIEKELSEKQVTIASEILKEIRTRIQFLLDVGLDYLTLDRTSKSLSGGEAQRIRLATQIGSQLVGVLYILDEPSIGLHQRDNQKLIDSLIKLRDIGNSVLVVEHDKDMMEHADFVFDIGPGAGRHGGEIVSAGTFKELKKQRTLTSDYITGKREIAVPKKRREGNGKIIKLKGASGNNLKNVSVEFPLGKMICVTGVSGSGKSTLINETLYPILNAHIYRGVKKPMPYKKIEGLEHVDKVIDIDQSPIGRTPRSNPATYTKTFDEIRSLFAKTPEAAIRGYKPGRFSFNVKGGRCETCQGGGVRVIEMNFLPDVHVECETCQGKRFNRETLEIRYKGKSISDILNMTIEDATDFFENIPKIHRKLKTIKDVGLGYITLGQQSTTLSGGEAQRIKLAAELSKRDTGNTFYILDEPTTGLHFEDIRVLMEVLNKLADKGNTVLIIEHNLDVVKLADYIIDVGMEGGKKGGKILCTGTPEEITKHKTSYTAKFLKKELI, encoded by the coding sequence TTGAAAGACCAAGAATACATAGAAGTTTACGGAGCCAGAGTTCATAATTTAAAGAATATTGATGTAAAAATTCCACGAGAAAAATTAGTGGTAATTACTGGTTTAAGCGGAAGTGGAAAATCTTCTTTGGCTTTTGACACCATTTATGCTGAAGGGCAAAGACGTTATATTGAAACTTTTTCTGCCTATGCAAGACAGTTTTTAGGTGGTTTGGAAAGACCTGATGTCGATAAAATTGATGGACTTTCGCCAGTTATTTCCATTGAACAAAAAACAACCAATAAAAGTCCACGTTCTACAGTTGGAACGATTACAGAAATTTACGATTTTTTACGATTATTGTTCGCAAGAGCTGGTGATGCTTATTCTTACAACACCAACGAAAAAATGGTAAGTTATTCAGACGAACAAATAAAAGAGTTAATTCTTACTGATTTTGCTGATAAAAAAATAGCTGTTTTAGCTCCTTTAATCAAATCTAGAAAAGGACATTATCGTGAACTTTTCGAACAGATTTCTAAACAAGGTTTTTTGCGAGTTCGTGTGGATGGAGAAATTCGAGAAATCGAAAAAGGAATGAAATTGGATCGATACAAAAATCATGATATTGAGGTTGTAATCGATCGATTGGCAATAAACAAATCATCAGAAAAAAGATTAGACGAAACCATAAAAACTGCCTTATATTCTGGGAATAATATTATGATGGTTATTGATATTGACGATAACAATCCTCGTTATTTTAGTCGAGAACTCATGTGCCCAACAACAGGAATCGCCTATCCAAGTCCAGAGCCAAATACATTTTCTTTCAACTCTCCAAAAGGTGCTTGTAGCTCTTGTAATGGGTTGGGGATAACCAATGAAATTAATTTAGACAAGGTAATTCCAGATAACAGTATTTCTATAAAAAACGGAGGAATTATTCCTTTAGGAGAACAAAAAAATAGTTGGATTTTTAAACAATTGCAAAATATTGCAGAACGCTATAAATTTAAATTAACAGATTCTATAAAAGATATTCCGAAAGAAGCTTTAAATATTATTTTAAATGGTGGGAATGAAACTTTTGAAATTGAATCTAAAACTGTTGGAGTTACCAGAAATTACAAAATAGATTTTGAAGGAATTGTTGCTTTTATCGAAAATCAATATAACAATGCAGAAAGTACTTCTATAAAAAGGTGGGCAAAAAACTTTATGGACGAAGTTACTTGCTCTACCTGTAATGGAAAACGTCTTAAAAAAGAGGCACTTCATTTTAAAATTACCGATAAAAACATTAGCGATTTGGCACAAATGGACGTGACTGAATTGGCTAAATGGTTTAAGAATATAGAAAAAGAATTATCTGAAAAACAAGTTACAATTGCATCAGAAATATTAAAAGAAATACGCACTCGTATTCAATTTTTATTAGATGTTGGATTGGATTATTTAACGTTAGATAGAACATCCAAATCACTTTCTGGTGGTGAAGCACAAAGAATTCGTCTTGCTACACAAATTGGGTCGCAATTAGTGGGTGTTTTATATATTTTAGATGAACCAAGTATTGGTTTGCATCAACGAGACAATCAAAAATTAATAGACTCTTTAATTAAATTACGAGACATTGGAAACTCTGTTTTAGTGGTTGAACACGACAAAGACATGATGGAACATGCCGATTTTGTTTTCGATATTGGTCCTGGAGCAGGAAGACATGGAGGAGAAATTGTTTCTGCTGGAACTTTTAAAGAATTAAAAAAACAAAGAACTTTAACTTCGGATTATATTACAGGAAAAAGAGAAATTGCTGTTCCTAAAAAACGTAGAGAAGGAAATGGAAAAATAATCAAATTAAAGGGTGCTTCTGGAAATAATTTAAAAAATGTTTCTGTGGAATTTCCTTTAGGAAAAATGATTTGTGTCACTGGCGTTTCTGGAAGTGGAAAATCAACTTTAATTAACGAGACCTTATATCCAATTTTAAACGCACATATTTATAGAGGTGTAAAAAAACCAATGCCTTACAAAAAAATTGAAGGTTTAGAGCATGTAGATAAAGTTATTGATATCGACCAATCTCCAATTGGAAGAACGCCACGTTCTAACCCAGCAACCTATACAAAAACGTTTGACGAAATTAGAAGTTTATTCGCAAAAACCCCAGAAGCAGCTATTCGTGGCTACAAACCTGGTCGTTTTTCTTTTAATGTAAAAGGCGGACGTTGTGAAACATGCCAAGGTGGAGGAGTTCGAGTGATAGAAATGAACTTTTTACCAGATGTTCATGTAGAATGTGAAACTTGCCAAGGAAAGCGCTTCAATAGAGAAACTTTAGAAATTCGTTATAAAGGAAAATCTATTTCCGATATTTTAAATATGACGATTGAAGATGCTACTGATTTCTTTGAAAACATTCCTAAAATTCATAGAAAATTAAAAACAATTAAAGACGTTGGTTTGGGCTATATTACATTAGGGCAGCAATCTACTACACTTTCTGGTGGAGAAGCACAACGAATTAAATTGGCTGCAGAACTATCTAAAAGAGATACTGGAAATACTTTCTATATTTTAGATGAACCAACAACAGGTTTGCATTTTGAAGATATTAGAGTGCTAATGGAAGTCTTGAATAAATTAGCCGACAAAGGAAATACTGTGCTAATTATAGAACACAATTTAGATGTTGTAAAATTAGCAGATTATATTATTGATGTGGGTATGGAAGGTGGAAAAAAAGGTGGAAAAATTTTATGCACAGGAACTCCAGAAGAAATTACAAAACATAAAACGAGTTATACAGCTAAGTTTTTAAAAAAAGAATTAATTTAG
- a CDS encoding PspC domain-containing protein produces the protein MDSIRHYFERNGFGVFSRLADRLGMRAVNVRLFFIYVTFFTVGLSFGLYLTMAFLLKLKDKIYTKRSSVFDL, from the coding sequence ATGGACAGTATTCGTCATTATTTCGAGAGAAATGGTTTTGGAGTTTTCTCAAGATTGGCAGATAGACTTGGTATGAGAGCTGTAAACGTGCGTTTGTTTTTTATTTATGTCACGTTTTTTACAGTCGGTTTGTCTTTTGGGTTGTATTTAACAATGGCTTTTTTATTAAAATTAAAAGATAAAATTTACACTAAAAGAAGCTCTGTTTTCGATTTATAA
- a CDS encoding potassium channel family protein, with translation MPILQSKINKIVVLVVSIMAIGTIGYVVLSNYNLVDALYMTVITVTTVGFGELRPFSPEEKVFTIFLILTSITVFGYAISAFSEYLVSGKLFEHFKHKKVEKEIVRLKGHTIVCGFGRNGKQAILKLRNYNKKFVVVEKNKEMIENIDAGGMLNIEGDATLDETLLKAGIEKASFLITALPSDADNLFVVLTASQLNPKCRVISRASNESSYSKLKIAGADNVIMPDKLGGDHMASLVTTPDVIEFVDRLTIEGETTANLEEIAVDDLPKKYLNKTILDLDLRRQTGCTVIGFRNPDRDYIINPEADIKLIAGSHLIVLGRPEQIIKLRELF, from the coding sequence ATGCCCATTTTACAGTCTAAAATTAATAAAATAGTAGTGTTGGTTGTTTCAATTATGGCAATTGGAACGATCGGTTATGTGGTGCTCTCTAATTATAATTTGGTAGATGCTTTGTATATGACTGTAATTACAGTAACTACAGTTGGTTTTGGAGAACTAAGGCCTTTTTCTCCCGAAGAAAAAGTTTTTACAATATTTTTAATCCTAACAAGTATTACTGTTTTTGGATATGCAATTTCGGCATTTTCCGAATATTTGGTAAGTGGTAAATTATTCGAACATTTTAAACATAAAAAGGTGGAAAAAGAAATAGTAAGATTAAAAGGACACACCATTGTTTGTGGTTTTGGCAGAAATGGAAAACAAGCAATTTTAAAATTAAGAAATTATAATAAAAAGTTTGTGGTTGTCGAAAAGAATAAAGAAATGATTGAAAATATAGATGCTGGTGGAATGCTAAATATCGAAGGCGATGCAACTTTAGATGAAACTTTATTAAAAGCTGGAATCGAGAAAGCATCTTTTTTAATTACAGCTTTGCCATCGGATGCAGATAATTTATTCGTGGTTTTAACAGCAAGCCAATTAAACCCAAAATGTAGGGTAATTAGTAGAGCTTCCAACGAATCTTCTTACAGCAAGCTGAAAATTGCAGGAGCAGATAATGTAATTATGCCAGATAAATTAGGAGGAGATCATATGGCTTCTTTAGTAACCACCCCAGATGTTATAGAATTTGTAGATAGGTTAACAATTGAAGGAGAAACCACCGCAAATTTAGAGGAAATTGCAGTAGACGATTTACCAAAAAAATACTTAAATAAAACAATTTTAGATTTAGATTTAAGAAGACAAACAGGTTGTACAGTTATTGGTTTTAGAAATCCTGATAGAGATTACATTATAAACCCAGAAGCAGATATTAAATTGATAGCTGGTTCGCATTTAATCGTTTTAGGAAGACCAGAACAAATTATAAAATTGAGAGAATTATTTTAA
- a CDS encoding SDR family oxidoreductase: MKKIVITGSNGLLGQSLLNLLLEEKDKYKIIGFSRGENRSGRNDFTYVSMDITQELILKEKLQEINPAVIINTAAMTQVDDCENNKEVCDLLNVTVVKWLVEVSKEINAHLIHISTDFIFDGKKGNYTETDTPNPLSYYGLSKLKSEEILIKSNINYTILRTILVYGKVFDMNRNNIVLWVKKMLEQQKEITIVNDQFRAPTYVEDLAIACKISIDKKATGIYNIASKKILSVYEIAQQIAGSFNLDKNLIKPISTSTLNQTAPRPAKTGFDLSKTNKELGFYPKSFKEDLERFKEKLM, translated from the coding sequence ATGAAGAAAATTGTAATTACAGGAAGTAATGGGTTGTTGGGTCAGTCTTTGTTAAATTTATTACTCGAAGAAAAAGATAAATATAAGATAATTGGTTTCTCGAGAGGAGAAAATAGGAGTGGAAGAAACGACTTTACATATGTTTCCATGGACATTACCCAAGAATTAATTCTGAAGGAAAAATTACAAGAAATAAACCCTGCAGTAATTATAAACACAGCTGCAATGACGCAAGTAGACGATTGTGAAAACAACAAAGAAGTTTGCGATTTATTAAATGTAACAGTTGTAAAATGGTTGGTAGAAGTTTCTAAAGAAATAAATGCACACCTCATTCATATTTCAACAGATTTTATTTTCGATGGTAAAAAAGGAAATTATACAGAAACAGATACACCAAATCCTTTAAGTTATTACGGATTATCTAAGTTAAAGTCAGAAGAAATTCTAATAAAATCAAATATAAATTATACAATTTTAAGAACCATTCTGGTGTATGGAAAAGTGTTTGATATGAATAGAAATAATATTGTTTTATGGGTAAAGAAAATGTTAGAACAACAAAAAGAAATAACAATTGTAAACGACCAGTTTAGAGCGCCAACTTATGTAGAAGATTTGGCGATAGCTTGTAAAATATCTATTGATAAAAAAGCGACTGGAATTTATAATATTGCTTCCAAAAAAATATTAAGTGTGTATGAAATTGCGCAACAAATTGCCGGTAGTTTTAATTTAGATAAAAATTTAATTAAACCAATATCTACATCAACATTAAATCAAACTGCACCAAGACCCGCAAAAACAGGTTTCGATTTATCAAAAACGAACAAAGAGCTTGGTTTTTACCCAAAATCATTCAAAGAAGACTTAGAAAGGTTTAAAGAAAAATTAATGTAA